The Phyllopteryx taeniolatus isolate TA_2022b chromosome 4, UOR_Ptae_1.2, whole genome shotgun sequence genome includes the window aATTCCAAATAATATCTTGCAGCACAAGTGGTGGGcatgctcgagcctatcccagctgactccacctcaaaaaaaaattatacaaactGCCTgactaataataatttcttcatGACGTTATATGTCACCATTCATCCAtttgtccattttccatactgcttatccccactagggtggTGGGcatgctcgagcctatcccagctgaacaccttgaactggtcgccagccaattgcagtgcacatataagcaaacaaccattcacactcacattcacaccttcagaCAATTTTCAGAGTcctcatgcatgtttttgggatgtgggaggaaaccggagtgcccggagaaaagccacgcaggcacggggagaacaggcaaactccacacaggcgaggccagggattgaaccccggtcctcagagctgtgaggctgacgctctaaccggtcgtccaccgtgccgccatgtaaTAATTCCAACATCTCAAATAAAAGGTACTTTGTTTGgtaattcaatgaaaataaaagtaaaagtagtGGCATGCTTGAAATGGGGGCGTCGTCGACATCAACCACAGGAAATGAGGCTCGGCAACAGGCCACTGTGACGACACGACCTCTCACACTTACTTACTTCCCACCACGATAAGTCCACCTCCACCCGCGTCAGTTCCACTACGTCGCCCTTAGAGAGGTACAGCGGATGCCCAAAGCTggcgggcggcggcggcaggCCGAAGTACTCCTGGCACGCCTCCACCATGGGAAACCCTGATCATTGCAGATCATGAAATGATACATTATAAATGACCATTTTATCTTTCAAATCTATTTCcactaaaaataatttttcaattaatttctttattttttcaactaagaaatggggaaaaaataatttttaattttttttcattaaaattcactatgattatttaaaatatatagttggaaatttaaaataacattctGCAAGATTGAATGAAGCATAATGTATAtagataaatgaaaatattgacTGATATTCATAAACTaatctaaataaattaaattcaaaatgataatatattatatattgaaaAATCACGAATGttctgctaataataataaaagcattATGTAGATAACAAAATAAGCAaaatgtacatccatccatccattttcctcactcgggtcgcgggctgctggagcctatcccagctatcttcggacgggaggcggggtacaccctgaaccggtcgccagccaatcgcagggcacatagaaacatgcaaccattcacacctacaggcaatttagagtcttcagtcaaccttccacgcatgtttttgggatgtgggaggaaaccggagtacgcggAGAAAAGCCGCACAGGCAGATTTGAACAATATATcatcaaaatatacaaatacaaaattgtatGTGGCTGctgtaaattattttatgaatGCAGAAAGTcaatcttttgcacaattgctgTGGGGGTTcataagaaatatatatattttttcttcataGAATATTTCCACTCATTTAAATTAGTTTCTCCCCCAGTCCAAacatatattaaaacaaaaacatataggTAATGTATAGGAAGGCAAGGGCATGTTGGGCAATCATAGCATTCCCAGTCAGATTTGATCCCATGTTTCTTACCAATGCCGGTATTCCCTGAGGACCTTTGTGTCCTATTCTACgagcaacagaaaagaaaaagatttgtATTACAGCATATTATGAACATTGAAAATTGAACATCATAATGATGTGAGACTCACCTTTCTTGCGGTGCCTGGGTGGTCTAAAAAGGGCAGAGGTTCAGCAATGTTAATGGTACAAATGAATGGATAGTAATCTTGATTCCTTATTTGGGAATTCACCTACTcgctgacattttattttggaacctatcctctgttatttgcagGAAAACtaacctatttgctgtttttgtgctacaGCCAAAGCCTctgtttaatgtaaaataattgctttggcaccatcttaaGACAACTttcttacaaaaacaaaaaaaaaacaggaaagttGAAATAGCAGAGGGAACGCTTCAACTGGAGGCGACCGACCTGAGCTGCGTCCGCAAGTCGGCAATATGCCCAAGCACTCTTTGTGGGCGGCTATTTTGCAGCGCGTGCAGCGGTAGCCCTGGAAGAAAATCCCTCTGAgggggtggggaaaaaaggagaatGGAGAAGAGTGACGGGGAACCACACAGTCCAGACGGACCCACGTTTGTACCTCAGCATCATGGAGCACGCCTTGCAACACGCCGTCTCCTCAAAGTTGTGCATCTGGAAATCGTGGTTGTTCGCCGCTGCGTTCTCGGGGCACAGGTTGGACCTGTCCAGacatttagcaacatgaaatttggtcgaagccatgcccgaaaagacatACAAATTCAGACCCTGAAGCCAGTTCCAGTCAGCATCATGAAATTTGGGAGGCATGACTATCATGAGTAGATCCACACAAAGAAAAGCCGTGctcgaaaagacacaggaagtctgtcattttggtttgaagcaagcATTTAAGGTTGATTTGGACATTTCCTTCAAAGAGACATTTGTCCTACAAAGAATATTCTGAGCCCAGAGCTAGTTTCACTTTGCAACATGTAATTTGTGAGGCATGTATATAATAAATAGATCCACAAATTGAGCCTTAAGAAGTCATGCCTGAAAAGAAATAGGAAGTCAACTCATCCTTAAAAGACAAACTTGTCTTACAGATTTTGTTCCAGATTTGAACCACATATACTAGACAGCTGGACAGCGTTAAATTgggaaaaacatttcagttttcatCATTGCATGTGGGCAAAGTTTGATAAGTCCCCCTAAAACTCAAAACTCGGACACAGTAACTCAATTTTCACTTTTCCGATTGGCGCCAGTTCCATTTCGAACTTACTGAGCCATCGCAAACTGTTCTAGCCATTTCTTCTTTAGTTCTCGTGTTTTGAAGTATAAGTCGTAGCCGCACTTCCCGTAGGAGTCCAGGAGGAGGAACAGGTAGGACCACTGAGGACACATAAACCTGCGTTAGGGTCTCCACTTTTAGCCACCAAATCGGAGCAGGGAAAACGAGGAAAGGAACGCACCTTCCTTTTGTCCTTCCCCCCCGCTGTCTCGTCTCGGACTTGGTAGTGCTGGAGCTCGATGATCTCCTTCAACTCGAAAGTCTCGCTGCTCTTCTTCTTGCACACAAACAAGGCCTTGTCAAAGAGGAAAGCGTATCTGCGGGGGACATCCAACAATATTGCatgcatgattttaaaaaaataataacaactgagaaatgaaaaggaaaaaaaaaaaacaaaactcacctTTCCTGTTTGGACTTCTTTTCTGTGCTGCTGATCTTCAGCTCTCCGTCCATTTTGGGCCGGCCAAAGAGGGCCAAGGACTGTGACTGTAAATTTATAGAAAATgcgtcataataataatgacaaaaaaaacagccttaAAATACCCAGACCTTTTAAATCACATTGAAAATGatttacatatacacacacacacacttatttaaatacactgtaaacatttttttttaattcccattTGAGGGAAACCATGACTATGAAAATGAGATGGACGgccagtcacatgacctcaccaTGTTCTCGATAGACAACTGGAAGCTGGTGATCTGCCTGAGAATCTCGTTGTCTCGCTTCACCTCGTTGACACACTGTGCCAGGTCCTAACATGCCAAAAGACATGAATAAGGCACAAAAAacagatataaaaagtctacacacccctgttctatcatgaaaagcctactagaacagctgtgCTTTACTTGGAGTTACTcagagacactttaaatggtgactcGTGTGCTaattcccatttaacatgagtttgcatgtgactggttaattctgaacaaaccccagttataagaaggtgtgtacacttgtgcgACATTATATCAGTTGTTTCCTTGTTACTTCcctgtataaaatatatatatatatatttttttaaatgagttttttcaatttataggtcacattgatgctgaaaaacgtttttaaattatttattttttgccacaaaaacctggcatttgaaacctaaccctccacacaaaaacaaatacataagcaCAAACTCACTCGCATGGCATCGAGAGCCGTGCGCAGGTTTTCCTTGTCTGACGGGTCGGTGGTGTGTTTCACCAGCTCCTGGAGGCACAAACAAAactcagaaaaacattttaacaacttCAATTGGATTAGATTACACAGAGTTAATTAATGAGACtattaaataaagaaattaattaatcaataaattagtatttttaatttatttttttaaattaaatacattttttgtcattagaatttttattattattatattatctcTGGCCATGTCCACAATCACACAGgtatttatcattattatttttatgttttttttaaacattgggTATAGCCACAAGCACACAGGTATgttttagtttcttttttttgaattcaattttttattgttattattattttttctaaaCTAAGGCTTTGTATACcggtatttttttcatcataatcttctatttattttatgtttaattttttttaaattggctaTAGCCACAATCACACaggtgtgtatatatgtatatatatatatatatatatatatattttgtttaacagatttattttgttatttttttctaaacaatGGTTCCATCCCCAAGCACAGGtatttataattaaaattagtttttgttattattgattttgttcttaaaaactATGTTTGCATCTACACGCAactgggccttttttttttttttttaattcattgtatttttgaaaatatggtactGTCCATAAAGATAGACgtagtttttcttatttttctatttaagCTGATGTGTTACCTTTGCACTCTGTTCAAAAAGCACGTTTCAATGAGTtccacagtaattactgtgtgtGGGATGTGTACTTTAAAACTGAAaccataaaacaaatgttttctttttctttttacaaggGCTCTCTCTATTGCAGATTTCCACCTATGACAGTCCAGTTTGGAAAATGACTCCCACAGTGAACAGGGGCtgattgtatactgtatataaaacccACCTGTAATAGCAGGGGGTATTTAAGGACCCTCTGCATGGGCACCATAAGCAGATCCCTGAGAGAGAATCTGCCGCTGTTTGCTCTCTTGGAACACTCCTGCGAGACGACAAAATCAACAGGGTTCTTTAGCTGAAGGCCAAAAGAATTACACCCaaggtttttgtgtgtggaattGTGGACCTCCAGCTTCATCCTGACGTCCTCCCTCGTACTGGCCAGCTTGTCCAGATGCTTGGTCGCCGTTTCCACTTGACTGCAGTAGCGGCCGTAGAGCAGAAGCCTCTGCTTGTAGTTGACAAACACATGGTGAAAATTCTTGGCTCCGTTCCCCACCGAGCTCTGGATCTCGTCCAAAAATTCTCGATGAACGCTGGCCAAATCCTACACACGCAGATAACGTACACAGTGCTGATCCACATTGAAACACCTGTGCGCACAGGTGGAAAAAGTTATCACACTATATTTAAACAGAAGGaaagaaacatttgtaaaattagATGTACCAATTCGACTCCTTtccttaagtaaaaaaaatatagacttGAAAAGTCAATAAAGCCAATGCATTGGTCACAAACCATTCATGGAGCGAGCCTATTCTGACAAAGTAAGGACAAGAAAGTACAGAAAGGAGTCAAAGTAAAATGTTGTCAGAAACATAAAAACTGacacctggaaaaaaaatgcatttggacttggttacttcccaccactgcctGTGTGTACCTGTATGTTGACAAAGATGCTCTCCATGTCCTGAGCCTCGAGGAACTTTCCCAGAGGTTTCTTGAAGTGCTGATgaagatgacaaaaatgaatgagAACCACagcttgtgtgtgcgcgcgtgtagaTGCCTCACAC containing:
- the LOC133476645 gene encoding proto-oncogene vav-like isoform X3, whose amino-acid sequence is MSQFLCLKNIRTFLVVCQDKFQLKKNELFEAFDLFDVRDFAKVLNTLSILSHSPIAAQRAFQPFPLGGDISDDDIYNGLSDKIDDTVDEADDLYDCVDEEGAEGDEIYEDLMRTVEPETKCGVDKRECCLQEIKQTEGKYSATLESILQHFKKPLGKFLEAQDMESIFVNIQDLASVHREFLDEIQSSVGNGAKNFHHVFVNYKQRLLLYGRYCSQVETATKHLDKLASTREDVRMKLEECSKRANSGRFSLRDLLMVPMQRVLKYPLLLQELVKHTTDPSDKENLRTALDAMRDLAQCVNEVKRDNEILRQITSFQLSIENMSQSLALFGRPKMDGELKISSTEKKSKQERYAFLFDKALFVCKKKSSETFELKEIIELQHYQVRDETAGGKDKRKWSYLFLLLDSYGKCGYDLYFKTRELKKKWLEQFAMAQSNLCPENAAANNHDFQMHNFEETACCKACSMMLRGIFFQGYRCTRCKIAAHKECLGILPTCGRSSDHPGTARKNRTQRSSGNTGIGFPMVEACQEYFGLPPPPASFGHPLYLSKGDVVELTRVEVDLSWWEGRNLTGGQVGWFPCSRVIPFSRRPTPDLSAFSWFAGNMDRPAAKNLLMSRSEGTYLVRQKDGGEFAISIKFSMDIKHIKITSYDGLFRINEKKAFKGLVEMIEFYQQNSLKECVKDVDTTLHMPYKQAEQSNDHRPRAVPKGGGSRTFGMARARYNFSARDRSELSLREGDTIRILSRKGHSGWWKGEVYGKVGFFPSNYVEEDYSDYS
- the LOC133476645 gene encoding proto-oncogene vav-like isoform X5, which produces MELWRQCAKWLIECRVLPETHRVTWEGAQVCDLAQALRDGVLLCQLLNNLLPQAVNLREINLRPQMSQFLCLKNIRTFLVVCQDKFQLKKNELFEAFDLFDVRDFAKVLNTLSILSHSPIAAQRAFQPFPLGGDISDDDIYNGLSDKIDDTVDEADDLYDCVDEEGAEGDEIYEDLMRTVEPETKCGVDKRECCLQEIKQTEGKYSATLESILQHFKKPLGKFLEAQDMESIFVNIQDLASVHREFLDEIQSSVGNGAKNFHHVFVNYKQRLLLYGRYCSQVETATKHLDKLASTREDVRMKLEECSKRANSGRFSLRDLLMVPMQRVLKYPLLLQELVKHTTDPSDKENLRTALDAMRDLAQCVNEVKRDNEILRQITSFQLSIENMSQSLALFGRPKMDGELKISSTEKKSKQERYAFLFDKALFVCKKKSSETFELKEIIELQHYQVRDETAGGKDKRKWSYLFLLLDSYGKCGYDLYFKTRELKKKWLEQFAMAQSNLCPENAAANNHDFQMHNFEETACCKACSMMLRGIFFQGYRCTRCKIAAHKECLGILPTCGRSSDHPGTARKNRTQRSSGNTGIGFPMVEACQEYFGLPPPPASFGHPLYLSKGDVVELTRVEVDLSWWEGRNLTGGQVGWFPCSRVIPFSRRPTPDLSAFSWFAGNMDRPAAKNLLMSRSEGTYLVRQKDGGEFAISIK